The following proteins are encoded in a genomic region of Methylibium petroleiphilum PM1:
- the nuoI gene encoding NADH-quinone oxidoreductase subunit NuoI, with amino-acid sequence MSAVASIKEFFNTFFLLELLKGMKLTGRHFLSPAITVQFPEEKTPLSPRFRGLHALRRYENGEERCIACKLCEAVCPALAITIESEVRDDGSRRTTRYDIDLTKCIFCGFCEESCPVDSIVETHIFEYHGEKRGDLYFTKDMLLAVGDRYENEIAANKEADAAYR; translated from the coding sequence ATGTCCGCTGTGGCCTCCATCAAGGAATTCTTCAACACCTTCTTCCTTCTCGAACTGCTGAAGGGGATGAAGCTGACCGGCCGGCACTTCCTGTCGCCGGCCATCACGGTGCAGTTCCCGGAAGAGAAGACGCCGCTGTCGCCGCGTTTCCGCGGCCTGCACGCGCTGCGCCGCTACGAGAACGGCGAGGAACGCTGCATCGCCTGCAAGTTGTGCGAGGCGGTCTGTCCGGCGCTGGCCATCACCATCGAGTCCGAGGTGCGCGACGACGGCAGCCGCCGCACGACGCGCTACGACATCGACCTGACCAAGTGCATCTTCTGCGGCTTCTGCGAGGAAAGCTGCCCCGTCGACTCGATCGTAGAGACCCACATCTTCGAATACCACGGCGAGAAGCGCGGCGACCTGTACTTCACCAAGGACATGTTGCTGGCCGTGGGCGACCGCTACGAAAACGAAATCGCCGCCAACAAGGAGGCCGACGCAGCCTACCGGTGA
- a CDS encoding NADH-quinone oxidoreductase subunit J — translation MNTESALFYVFSAILLFASFRVITARSAVYAALYLVLAFFNAACVWMLLEAEFLAISLVLVYVGAVMVLFLFVVMMLDANADTVRKGFWQLFPVAGTIGAVIAAEMIWVLRRGFDLPEAPPLDAVAAQMGNTKLLGIEIYTHYLYPLQIAAVLLLVAIIAAIALTLRKRKDSKYVDPSAQVKVRKADRVRIVQMQPERPPAPPAPAEPAATGGKT, via the coding sequence ATGAACACAGAATCTGCGCTTTTCTACGTCTTCTCGGCGATCCTCCTGTTCGCCTCGTTCCGCGTCATCACCGCGCGCAGCGCCGTCTATGCCGCGCTCTACCTGGTGCTGGCCTTCTTCAACGCCGCCTGCGTGTGGATGTTGCTGGAGGCCGAGTTCCTGGCGATCTCGCTGGTGCTGGTCTACGTCGGGGCCGTGATGGTGCTGTTCCTGTTCGTGGTGATGATGCTCGACGCCAATGCCGACACGGTACGCAAGGGCTTCTGGCAGCTGTTCCCGGTGGCAGGCACGATCGGCGCAGTGATCGCGGCCGAGATGATCTGGGTGCTGCGCCGGGGCTTCGATCTGCCCGAGGCGCCGCCGCTCGATGCCGTGGCCGCGCAGATGGGCAACACCAAGCTGCTCGGCATCGAGATCTACACGCACTACCTGTACCCGCTGCAGATCGCCGCGGTGCTGCTTCTGGTGGCCATCATCGCGGCGATTGCGCTGACGCTGCGCAAGCGCAAGGACAGCAAGTACGTCGACCCGTCCGCACAGGTGAAGGTGCGCAAGGCCGACCGCGTGCGCATCGTCCAGATGCAGCCCGAGCGTCCGCCAGCGCCGCCGGCGCCGGCCGAACCGGCAGCCACCGGAGGGAAGACATGA
- the nuoK gene encoding NADH-quinone oxidoreductase subunit NuoK produces the protein MSITLGHYLSLGAMLFALSVIGIFLNRKNLIVLLMAIELMLLAVNLNFVAFSHYLGDMAGQVFVFFILTVAAAESAIGLAILVVLFRNRSTINVDELDALKG, from the coding sequence ATGAGCATCACGCTGGGCCATTACCTCTCGCTGGGCGCGATGCTGTTCGCGCTGTCGGTGATCGGCATCTTCCTGAACCGCAAGAACCTCATCGTGCTGCTGATGGCGATCGAGCTGATGCTGCTGGCCGTCAACCTGAACTTCGTGGCCTTCTCCCACTACCTGGGCGACATGGCCGGCCAGGTGTTCGTGTTCTTCATCCTGACCGTGGCCGCCGCCGAATCGGCGATCGGCCTGGCCATCCTGGTGGTGCTGTTCCGCAACCGATCGACGATCAACGTCGACGAGCTCGACGCACTGAAGGGCTGA